One genomic window of Salvelinus alpinus chromosome 17, SLU_Salpinus.1, whole genome shotgun sequence includes the following:
- the LOC139542844 gene encoding cytosolic sulfotransferase 2-like: MELPPRPKLFDFHGVSMTNYFTDNWDNVQNFQARPDDILIATYPKAGTTWVSYILDLLYFGQTDPEHQRPIFEKVPFLELLIPLYPPGVEVLDNLTTSPRLIKTHLPVQLLPKSFWEQNCRIVYVARNAKDNAVSYFHFDRMNQAEPEPGDWNNYLQRFMDGKMVFGSWFNHVTGWWEKKQTHSKILYLFYEDMVEDTGRELDRLCSFLGLSPSAEEKERVRGGVQFDTMKKNSMANYSTDPVMDFTISPFMRKGKVGDWKNHFTVAQSEQFDEDYKKKMENTQLRFRTTI; encoded by the exons ATGGAGCTGCCACCTCGACCAAAACTCTTTGACTTCCATGGAGTCTCCATGACCAACTACTTCACTGACAACTGGGACAATGTACAGAACTTCCAGGCCAGACCAGATGACATTCTCATCGCTACCTACCCCAAAGCAG GAACCACATGGGTCTCCTACATTCTAGACCTGCTGTATTTTGGCCAGACAGACCCTGAGCATCAGAGACCCATCTTTGAGAAAGTTCCTTTCCTGGAGTTACTCATTCCTCTTTACCCTCCAG GGGTGGAGGTGCTGGACAACTTAACCACCTCTCCTCGCCTCATCAAGACTCACCTCCCAGTTCAGTTGCTGCCCAAGTCCTTCTGGGAGCAGAACTGCAGG atagTGTATGTGGCCCGTAATGCCAAGGATAATGCCGTGTCCTATTTCCACTTTGACCGCATGAACCAGGCCGAGCCAGAGCCAGGAGACTGGAACAACTACTTACAGAGATTCATGGATGGAAAGA TGGTGTTTGGTTCATGGTTCAACCATGTGACTGGCTGGTGGGAGAAGAAACAGACTCACTCCAAAATCCTCTACCTCTTCTATGAGGACATGGTTGAG GATACGGGGAGAGAGCTGGACAGGCTGTGCTCCTTCCTAGGTTTGTCTCCTtcagcagaggagaaggagagggtgagaggaggagtgcAGTTTGATACTATGAAGAAGAACAGCATGGCCAACTACTCCACCGACCCAGTCATGGACTTTACGATATCCCCCTTTATgcgcaaag gaAAGGTTGGTGACTGGAAGAACCATTTCACTGTGGCCCAGAGTGAACAGTTTGATGAAGACTATAAGAAGAAAATGGAAAACACTCAGCTTCGGTTTCGCACAACAATTTAG
- the LOC139542845 gene encoding cytosolic sulfotransferase 3-like, which translates to MENMELPPRPKLFDFHGVSMTHYFTDNWENIQNFQARPDDILIATYPKADTTWVSYILDLLYFGQTVPERQTSLPIYERVPFLESDFHILPPGTELADKLSTSPRLIKTHLPVQLVPKSFWEQNCRVVYVARNAKDNAVSYFHFDRMNQAQPEPGDWNNFLQRFMDGKMVFGSWYDHVTGWWERKHTHSKLHYVFYEDMVEDTGRELDRLCSFLGLSPSAEEKERVRGGVQFDTMKKNSMANYSTVPVMDFKISPFMRKGKVGDWKNHFTVAQSERFDEDYKKKMKNTTVQFRTVV; encoded by the exons ATGGAAAAT ATGGAGCTGCCACCTCGACCAAAACTCTTTGACTTCCACGGAGTCTCCATGACCCACTATTTCACTGACAACTGGGAGAACATACAAAACTTCCAGGCCAGGCCAGATGATATCCTCATCGCCACTTACCCCAAAGcag aTACCACATGGGTCTCCTACATTCTAGACCTGCTGTATTTTGGTCAGACAGTCCCTGAGCGTCAGACTTCACTGCCTATCTATGAGAGAGTGCCATTCCTGGAGAGTGACTTCCATATTCTCCCTCCAG GAACAGAGCTGGCAGACAAGTTATCCACCTCTCCTCGCCTCATCAAGACTCACCTCCCAGTCCAGTTGGTGCCCAAGTCCTTCTGGGAGCAGAACTGCAGGG TAGTGTATGTGGCCCGTAATGCCAAGGACAATGCAGTGTCTTATTTCCACTTTGACCGCATGAACCAggcacagccagagccaggaGACTGGAACAACTTCTTACAGAGATTCATGGATGGAAAGA TGGTGTTTGGTTCCTGGTACGACCATGTGACTGGCTGGTGGGAGAGGAAACATACTCACTCAAAACTCCACTACGTTTTCTATGAGGATATGGTTGAG GATACGGGGAGAGAGCTGGACAGGCTGTGCTCCTTCCTAGGGTTGTCTCCTtcagcagaggagaaggagagggtgagaggaggagtgcAGTTTGATACAATGAAGAAGAACAGCATGGCCAACTACTCCACCGTCCCAGTCATGGATTTCAAGATCTCTCCATTCATGCGAAAAG GAAAGGTTGGTGACTGGAAGAACCATTTCACTGTGGCCCAGAGTGAACGGTTTGATGAAGACTATaagaagaagatgaagaacaCCACCGTACAGTTCCGCACTGTAGTCTAG